DNA from Macadamia integrifolia cultivar HAES 741 unplaced genomic scaffold, SCU_Mint_v3 scaffold2282, whole genome shotgun sequence:
CCTAATGTGTTGAGACCCTCCAAACCTCAGCTTAATGTGATCGCCTGATGCTGACATATGATCaggacatgaaattagaaagtaGGTTCAGATATTAGTAAGTAACGTGCTGTAGAGTATGCAATGTGCTGCAGACAAACCCAGCCATCAGATGTACACCAGAACAGCATCAAGGAGAAGTATATATGTATGAATTCCTGCCTCCAAATATCAGCTACAATTGATGGTTAGATACTCAGATCAGGGGAATCGAAGTTGCAGTAGGAACTCTGGAGATACACAGAACCGCAAGCCAGTTTGTGTCTCAaatcagcagcaacaacaataaTCAATTGAAGACTACAAAGAGGGTTTCAATAGGTCTCACTTGGTCTCAGGTAATGATACAAAATAGAGAACTGAagataggagaagagaagggatcGATGGATAGAAAGGGTTTGCGGATAGATGGCAATTTCATGACTCAAcctaggcatctcacctaacATAGACTCTCTCAGGACAATGGTTTTCTCAAAGCAAGATTCCAATCTTCATTAAATAGTTGGGAGACCTAGAGGGGTCGATTAAATTATATAGGCCAGGAAAGGTTGCCTCCAAAATAGAAACagacaaaaaggaaacaaaagaaattagaTTTCCTAAAACGAGTAACTATTGCTTGTCTTTGGACTAAGTAAAGACAAGCTACTAattacaaaaaggaaacaaatctcaGTCTTCTAGAAGCTGTCCTTGTAGCTTTCTGTCCAAGACAAAACAGAAAGCACAAACTTAACTaaatcagaaataaaaataggaaattaTGGACCCAActcactgttcacgtgaacagtaactctTGTTAcagttcacatgaacagtgttTTTTTCCTGAATTATATTTTAGTTCTTCTTAATGCTTTGATCTACATTAGCAAGAAAGTCGTTTACagtggcatggacatgtgcaatgGAGGCCATTGAATGCTCCTGTATTTAGGGGTGATTTGACTTGGATTGAAGGAGTTAAAAAGTGCCAAGGGTAGATCTAAAACGACTTTAGGAGAagtggtaaggaaagacatgcacaacTTAGGACTAGTAAATAGTAACAAGTATCATTTTGAATAGAACTAAATGGAGAAAACAATCCAAGTAGCCAACCccttttagttgggataaggctgagttggaTGGAGTGGAGTTGAGTTGACTGAAGGAAGAAAATTGGTAAATGATAACGGCTGCCAAACACAGCAAGAGCAAAGATGGCCTTAGTCTAAATGATTTACATTAAGGATTAAAGATATACAATTGATAGAGAAGGATGAAAGATCTCATCCAAATACAGAAACAAAATTTAGAGCAAGGATTTAGCATTTACAATTCAATTTCGGAGTCAGCCAAAATGGATGTTGTGACCATCTTGAATATCCAAGTAGCAAACTGGGTTACACAACTTTCAAAAGTTTCTAAATCCTATGCGCAAATTGGCtgaaatctctcaaattgcCAGCTCACCATAGGCATATCCACTTTCTAGCCATGTACAGGCTCCAAGTATattttttaaagggaaaagGCAGTGCATTCCATTACTAAAACAAATCACATGAAGCTTCCTGGAGTTTATGGCATCTAATCTGATTTCTGAAGGGAACTATATGGGAGCAAAAGAAGTGATGCATGAGTTTGAGCAAAGCAACAATAACTGAAggcaagaaaatgaaattcattcattccttccctccctttttttttcactttcagATTTAGTACAGTTTATGTACTTTTAGCAATAGCTCAGTGGTTTTAGAATATTTAattagggaaaaggttctctgagcgaGCAGGATAGGATGGAATCCCCCATGCCTCCCCACACCCCCACCTTACTGACCATCCAATCTCCCTCTGTGCATCTCAGTTGTTCAATTAATCCACTGCTGCAGCCcactctattctctctctctctctctctctctctctctctcttctgcgACCCAGGCTGCATGCCCTTGCTCTCTCTGTTCTTCCTCGCCCACTAACCAAACGATGGTACCAGTTCATGGAGAGCTACGACCCTTCTGAATCAGTTAGGCCTTTGATTCCTCCTGCACTTTCGTTGTTTGTGATTCTTATATTGGTAATTAGTAATCCACCCTGAACCcgttcttttttattattctctTCGTTGTTGGGTCTGCAAGGGTTGTTGCTCTCTAAATTTTCTTTAGCTGGctagattttgatttttctgccAAGCCGCTTTCGGCTTTCCATTTAACTTGTTACTTTGCGTTGGGGTTCTTAGAATCGGGCACCTGAGTGGGAAGGGGGAATGTGGATTCAACGCCATGTTTCTAGAAGGACGTCAGTCAAATAAAGCGAGGGGTTTAAGAGATTGCTTTGTCTGTTGTCAATTCATCGCAAAATTTATTTCATCCAATTTACGTAATTGAATGGAGATCTGCTTCttgagaccaaaaaaaaaaaagttactaaGTTTGGCTTGGTCTTGACTCCATCACCCTGCATCTGCTGCCTTCTTGCACCAGTCTCACTGTTTCGTATTTCTCCTCTCTTCGCATTCATAGTTGAGTCTCAAAACCTATAGTCACTCCCTTGATAATATATGTTAAGCAGAACGGAAATAGGCTGTcctgggaagggaagaaatgtTGAAGAGTATATCCAAAATATCCCATCCATATGCAGGACTGCAGGACCCGGTCCACACGTATGAAAATCAAGTTGTTCCTTATCGCTTCATTTTTGGGTCTCTCTTGGTCATGGAGCTTAATAGTAATGGGTGTTCTCTGCAACccaattgttgttctcttttttttttttttttttttgtgggtacAACAATTGTTGTTCTATTAAGGATGGAAAATCCTTTTGCCTCTCTTAGAGTTATTCTATTGTTCAAGGATGGGGCTGCAAGTCAGGGTAGCTAGGGGATGCACGCAAAGAGAGATGAACATAGTGGGAGATGCCACCAGGAGTGTACCGGTGGTGGGCTGTGGGACAGGGTAGCCTGTGGTGGTTTTGAGGGGAGAGATATGGGGAAGAACGTACAATAGCAGATAGCAGGGATGGAGTGGGAAAGTTGGGGGATGCATAGAACACCAGAAGAAATGCAGGGAGGGTGAGAAAGACCagggagagggtgagagagagaaacataggAAGATGGTGAAGCGATGGGTTGCAGCAGCAAGCAGAGGAGCTGAGGAGCTAGGGGATAGAGAAGGTGTAGTGACAGTGGAGAGAGTGGGTTGTAGTAGTGGACAGGCTGGGATGTCGAAAGGGAGATCTGACAGTCAATAAGTGGGGCATAGGGGGGGCATGGGCGATACCATCCTTGATGCAGATGCACTTGACTGGTTGGGCCAGCATGattggctttggaagccaatagccaagaagaaccagtccaaaccATGGTTTTgatccaacaagggttggaagtaatttatcagtttattttatgtcttttattttcagaaattggAAATGTAGGAGATAGAGTCGGTTTAGGATGTCTCATTTTTTAACTAATTTCCATCTAGCacttgtttcctttttaaagtCTGAGTAGGTGTTTAGTTTTTTCTGTAAATACTTGCTTGTAACCGATTGAGGAGACAAAACTGAAGTTGAGCGAGAATTGGTTTAAGCTCTCTGTGAGTGTGTGAAGGTGTGTTCTCCTATCCCCATTGCTACTCTGATTTCTTCCCTGGTTTCCCCTCTCTTTGACTCAAGAAGTTTGCTCATTGATCCACATATTCAATCGGTGGCTACCTCTTTAGTGGGTCTTATGAAACATGGAGTGCTGTAACAAATAGTGGCCTTGCTTAGTCTAAATGGTTGTTGTGCTGCACATTGTACTTAATGAGATCCATTTCGTGTAGCTTTTAGGGTATACCCATCCAAGGAGCAGCCAATGATGATAAACTGGACCAATGTCTTGGTGGGACATTTGAACAATGAAGAATCCATAGAGGATCATTGGTTAATGGCTACTATATCCTTCCACGATATTTAAGAAGTAAAGTAAGGTTAACAGCCATATAACCTACCTTTAGGATGGAGACAAACAATTATACAACAACACATCACAGGTTTTCCAGGGATACACTGTATACCTGAAAACAGACATCTAGCTCTAAAAGGGTGAAAAGGTACATGGACTAGTTCGAACTGGAACAAAGATTATTGATGAatacagagaaaagaagagaatagCAGCTTAATTTTACAAGCACCTATGAAGAGTTGATCTTGCAGTGCAccaagtgggggggggggggttctgtCCCATTATAGCCactcagaaaaaaagaaaatcttgtaGCCTTGTGCTCAATTGGAGATAATGCTGAATGGTAATCAGCTAACATGGGCATccaattgaaattgaatttcCTTAGTCATAGTAAAAAAGTTACAAACTGGAAAAGAACCACTTATGCCAAAACACCAGTAACCAGTGTACTGACTCCATATATAAAAGTAATCTCCATATTTAGCTAAAGATTTTCCTATTGaagtaaaaaatttatatgaagCAATAAAGCATAAAACATCATCAAACTCAATATCGGTGTATGATTCACACAACAAAAAGAAACTCTTTTAACTTCTGATCAGAGAAGAGATACCACAAAGAAGATAACCGAGGgagtagaaaaataaaataaaactacaTGAAAGAGTAtgcccctcccccaaaaaaataNNNNNNNNNNNNNNNNNNNNNcaaaaaaaaaaagaaaaaccaaaaccaaaacccaatgATAAGACTCCCAAACTACCTCTAACATCTATCCGAACTGTAGATGAAACAGATACCCCACAATGGCATGCCATTGGTAACTTGCAATGCTTTGGGTCCTGGGTACCCAGTACACCACAAATTTACCCAAGAAAGAACGCTACCCAATAGTGTGTACCTGCACAAAGACACATTAGGTGCTAAAAGACAGCGCTACCCCACACTGAAGATGCTCACATGCACCCTCCCATTGGCTGTGGGAACTGGTGTGTATGTGCGCTATCAGGTAGCATTCTCTCgccctaaattatattaagCATTCCTTAAGTTGcctctttcttttacttctcTCTCTGCTTCTGCATTTAAATTAGTTGAACCCTCTTcacttcttttgtttctctttctggACGACAAACCTCTCAACTCAACAGTGCgttttaccccccccccccaaaaaaaaaaaggacttgaACGTGAGAAGTCTACCTTACTCTGAAACAAAgatatggaaaagaaaaaatacaatatCCATAGGTAGCCTGAAAAGGACCAGGGTGGGTGGGGGATTGAGATTTGGGTGTCACTATTCACCATTTAGTTCAGGTAAATTAGGTTCAGAAGCAATTTCTGGGTAACTTCATGGTCATTTTAATGGCAAGTTCTTCTGCAGTAGAAGAAACAACAATCTCATTGAATATATCGAGAGATCAGCAACAGTAATGAATAAGTACAAAAAGTAGAAGGGAAGATCAAGATTCAAAACAACAATCTTTCAGCAAACCAAGTTAAAAAAGAATTCAAATTTCAACAACACNNNNNNNNNNNNNNNNNNNNNNNNNNNNNNNNNNNNNNNNNNNNNNNNNNNNNNNNNNNNNNNNNNNNNNNNNNNNNNNNNNNNNNNNNNNNNNNNNNNNNNNNNNNNNNNNNNNNNNNNNNNNNNNNNNNNNNNNNNNNNNNNNNNNNNNNNNNNNNNNNNNNNNNNNNNNNNNNNNNNNNNNNNNNNNNNNNNNNNNNNNNNNNNNNNNNNNNNNNNNNNNNNNNNNNNNNNNNNNNNNNNNNNNNNNNNNNNNNNNNNNNNNNNNNNNNNNNNNNNNNNNNNNNNNNNNNNNNNNNNNNNNNNNNNNNNNNNNNNNNNNNNNNNNNNNNNNNNNNNNNNNNNNNNNNNNNNNNNNNNNNNNNNNNNNNNNNNNNNNNNNNNNNNNNNNNNNNNNNNNNNNNNNNNNNNNNNNNNNNNNNNNNNNNNNNNNNNNNNNNNNNNNNNNNNNNNNNNNNNNNNNNNNNNNNNNNNNNNNNNNNNNNNNNNNNNNNNNNNNNNNNNNNNNNNNNNNNNNNNNNNNNNNNNNNNNNNNNNNNNNNNNNNNNNNNNNNNNNNNNNNNNNNNNNNNNNNNNNNNNNNNNNNNNNNNNNNNNNNNNNNNNNNNNNNNNNNNNNNNNNNNNNNNNNNNNNNNNNNNNNNNNNNNNNNNNNNNNNNNNNNNNNNNNNNNNNNNNNNNNNNNNNNNNNNNNNNNNNNNNNNNNNNNNNNNNNNNNNNNNNNNNNNNNNNNNNNNNNNNNNNNNNNNNNNNNNNNNNNNNNNNNNNNNNNNNNNNNNNNNNNNNNNNNNNNNNNNNNNNNNNNNNNNNNNNNNNNNNNNNNNNNNNNNNNNNNNNNNNNNNNNNNNNNNNNNNNNNNNNNNNNNNNNNNNNNNNNNNNNNNNNNNNNNNNNNNNNNNNNNNNNNNNNNNNNNNNNNNNNNNNNNNNNNNNNNNNNNNNNNNNNNNNNNNNNNNNNNNNNNNNNNNNNNNNNNNNNNNNNNNNNNNNNNNNNNNNNNNNNNNNNNNNNNNNNNNNNNNNNNNNNNNNNNNNNNNNNNNNNNNNNNNNNNNNNNNNNNNNNNNNNNNNNNNNNNNNNNNNNNNNNNNNNNNNNNNNNNNNNNNNNNNNNNNNNNNNNNNNNNNNNNNNNNNNNNNNNNNNNNNNNNNNNNNNNNNNNNNNNNNNNNNNNNNNNNNNNNNNNNNNNNNNNNNNNNNNNNNNNNNNNNNNNNNNNNNNNNNNNNNNNNNNNNNNNNNNNNNNNNNNNNNNNNNNNNNNNNNNNNNNNNNNNNNNNNNNNNNNNNNNNNNNNNNNNNNNNNNNNNNNNNNNNNNNNNNNNNNNNNNNNNNNNNNNNNNNNNNNNNNNNNNNNNNNNNNNNNNNNNNNNNNNNNNNNNNNNNNNNNNNNNNNNNNNNNNNNNNNNNNNNNNNNNNNNNNNNNNNNNNNNNNNNNNNNNNNNNNNNNNNNNNNNNNNNNNNNNNNNNNNNNNNNNNNNNNNNNNNNNNNNNNNNNNNNNNNNNNNNNNNNNNNNNNNNNNNNNNNNNNNNNNNNNNNNNNNNNNNNNNNNNNNNNNNNNNNNNNNNNNNNNNNNNNNNNNNNNNNNNNNNNNNNNNNNNNNNNNNNNNNNNNNNNNNNNNNNNNNNNNNNNNNNNNNNNNNNNNNNNNNNNNNNNNNNNNNNNNNNNNNNNNNNNNNNNNNNNNNNNNNNNNNNNNNNNNNNNNNNNNNNNNNNNNNNNNNNNNNNNNNNNNNNNNNNNNNNNNNNNNNNNNNNNNNNNNNNNNNNNNNNNNNNNNNNNNNNNNNNNNNNNNNNNNNNNNNNNNNNNNNNNNNNNNNNNNNNNNNNNNNNNNNNNNNNNNNNNNNNNNNNNNNNNNNNNNNNNNNNNNNNNNNNNNNNNNNNNNNNNNNNNNNNNNNNNNNNNNNNNNNNNNNNNNNNNNNNNNNNNNNNNNNNNNNNNNNNNNNNNNNNNNNNNNNNNNNNNNNNNNNNNNNNNNNNNNNNNNNNNNNNNNNNNNNNNNNNNNNNNNNNNNNNNNNNNNNNNNNNNNNNNNNNNNNNNNNNNNNNNNNNNNNNNNNNNNNNNNNNNNNNNNNNNNNNNNNNNNNNNNNNNNNNNNNNNNNNNNNNNNNNNNNNNNNNNNNNNNNNNNNNNNNNNNNNNNNNNNNNNNNNNNNNNNNNNNNNNNNNNNNNNNNNNNNNNNNNNNNNNNNNNNNNNNNNNNNNNNNNNNNNNNNNNNNNNNNNNNNNNNNNNNNNNNNNNNNNNNNNNNNNNNNNNNNNNNNNNNNNNNNNNNNNNNNNNNNNNNNNNNNNNNNNNNNNNNNNNNNNNNNNNNNNNNNNNNNNNNNNNNNNNNNNNNNNNNNNNNNNNNNNNNNNNNNNNNNNNNNNNNNNNNNNNNNNNNNNNNNNNNNNNNNNNNNNNNNNNNNNNNNNNNNNNNNNNNNNNNNNNNNNNNNNNNNNNNNNNNNNNNNNNNNNNNNNNNNNNNNNNNNNNNNNNNNNNNNNNNNNNNNNNNNNNNNNNNNNNNNNNNNNNNNNNNNNNNNNNNNNNNNNNNNNNNNNNNNNNNNNNNNNaaaaaaaaaaaaaaaaaaaaaaaaaaaaaaaaaagaggaaagagataacCATGGATCAGTTTTTCTATGAATTAGGTGGAAAAAATTCATGTGCCACATCAccagacaaaaaataaaggtatttAATGATATTATCtagtaagtttttttttataattaaaatctAATAATTTCTTATTTCACATGATCAGATGCTTTTATTTGTGGTAGTTTATGAGCGGtacgaattttttattttttaaaacttttttttacttttctacgTGTCAAACAAACAGGCATTAGGAATTGAATAAACctgggaaagagagaaagaaaccaGTTTTGTAATTCTGAAGAAGATTAAGGTTAGATTGAAGACAAGGTGGAAGCATCTTCAGTTCAGTCTCTTTATGCTTCAAAAGACCCAATCTCCACCTCCAACTTCTCTCTGacagagagaaaaataatgGACGAGGAGAGAAGGATTCCCACTTCAAGCATcacactcttcttcttcttcttcctcttcttcgcTCTCCTCTCATTTTCAGGTTCTATTGAAGCTTACAAGAATTACACAGTTGGTGACTCTTTGGGTTGGTATGACAAACTTCAAAATCCCAAAGTTGATTACCAGAAATGGGTTGCCAACAAGACCTTCAGTTTGGGAGATTTCCTCAGTAAGCCTACTTAACCAGAAAACTGTACAATTACTATTTAGATAGAAATATAGATCTCTTTCAGTTTCTGTTGTATCTCACTTACTGCTactctgttttttcttcttttgaggaATTGAAAACTCTGAAACATTGAAATCTGTGAAGCTTTGCattgatggagaaaaaaaattcgtCCACCCAGATTCAAGATATCTTTAATCCAAGAAACAGAAAATCCCAATTTATATTTGAAGAGTTTTTATTGGGTTATCccaatttattttctctacaaGTCTTAAGAGATCTCCAACTGTGATTTATTTGCTGGATTTGGTTTTACTACCTTTGTCTGACATATGCATAGCACCAGATGCAgagggaagaaataaaagaataccCATCTGAAATCCCCCACCCCACCTCTGCTCAAGAAATATTTCCACTTCTCTTCTTGTTTCAATTGATCATTTCACTTCAGAATTATTTCAATCCATATCTGCTTCACCAGATTCTGGTTCTAGATTCAAATCCTTGTTTGGAAttgatttttctctctaattCTTATTTCATTTTCACACAAGTGTTCATATATATCTCAATATAATCTTAATTTATGTGAATTACTTGAATTTGTGGTTAACTTTAATTTAATTGTGTTTACTGCTAAGTTTCTATGCTTCCAACCATGGATATTAGTTGCTCTCTTTGTAAGAAAGATCTAGTTTTAATTTATAGATATTTTCTTCCTCAGCCAATCTTTTTTTAAGTGTCACTCTTGATCAGCTTCTATTCTGTTTTAATTCCCCATACATTCCACTCTGTAACAATTGGAAGGTGGAACACAATCTTGTCATAAAGAATCGGATTTTTAGAATAAACTGTGCACAGAATAGGCTATGTTTAGTTGCATTCCCGCTTGACTCTATTCTGATAGAATGAGAAATAGCGTTTGATAAGCCTATTCTGGATTAATTCAATTCCGGAGAACACAAAAAGATCAGGAACAACATTTGGAAGGTCTTTTAATAGAATCAATTCGAGCACTACATTTATTACTAATTACGAAAATTGTAAGTTCTAGAAGCTAAATTGTGTTTACTAGTCTGCAAATCTTACATTTTTGCTTACTCTAATGCAGTTTTCAACACTGATACTAATCACTCCATAGTCCAAACGTATAATTTGACAACATACAAGCAATGTGATTTCGAAGATGCCGAAATAGATGATACCACAGAATGGTCATCTGCAGAACCAAATGCAACTAATCCCCAACCAGTCACAGTAGCTGTTCCTCTTGTTAAAGAAGGAATGACATACTTTTTTTCCAGCGATTACGACGGCGAGCAATGTCAGTATGGTCAACATTTCAAGATTAATGTGACCCATGGCCAAGGATTGCCACCAAGTCTCATGACACCACCATCAATGGACTCACCGGGTCCGGCAAACCCTGATATGAACAATCCAGATTCAGCACCAGATACAGTGGTTCCTTCAAATTTTAATACTCCCAAAGATCAAGCAGCTGATGGTGTTACGCAGGAATCAGGATCAGCTTCCTTAAAAATGTTTCTGAGGCACGTCGGTTGGAGATTGAATGGGATTTTGATGCTTTTAGGGTTAGTTTGTGTCTATgcatgattttttatttcttatataCTTTTTGGGAAAGAGAACGCTGCCTGCTGGCAGGTATAGACTATAGACTAGTGTGTGCGGCCAATGGGAGTGTCAACGTAAGAATCTTCAGCGAGGAGGCAACACTGTCTTTTTGCACCTgctgtgtctaggcatagataCATGCAAGAGGGCAAGGttcttttcttatattttttcttttaaattttttattaatgcaGTTGATTTAGTTTGTGTTCTATGATCTGGAGATTTGATATGTTCTTGTAAATGGTAAATTGTAAGAGAATAACCTTAAGAATTGGCCAATGCATCCACGATGTGGTCAATTTGATGAATTTGATTTTCTCCTCGGAATGGAATGAGTTAccacatttattattattattattattattattattattattattattattatatatatatatttttttttttttttgtgaatgaaAATACTGATAATAAAGTAAGGCCAGATACAGTTCTAGGATGTGCAATTCCTATGGAGTCACCAAACAACAAATGGGATAAAGTTCCCTTGCCTCAGAATGCGAATCACCGGGACAGAGAAAGACAATCAGCAATAATATGACTTATCCTCCATGGAATCTGGCTCTGAATTGCTTCAAACTGTTAATAATAAGAAGATTGTCTCCTTCCACAAAAATATTCTGAAAATCACATTGAACCCACATATTCGAAAAAAACCAGCAATAATAGGCCCTTGGTCATCTCTAAAAACTCCTCCAATACCTGTAGTTCTAGGACATCCACAAGAGAAACCATTGACATTAATTTTGATGATGCCTTGAGGAGGAGGTTTCCAACATATCTCAATAGTAATAGTGGTTATATGAGACAAATGTGGTAGATAACAAAATTTTGTAGTGAAAAGATGACATTTCGTAGCCAAGGAGGAAGCTGAAATGATGTATTGTTGAAAAGTAGCATCAAGGTTGGCTATTAGACTTGCCAAATAACACTAGCCATAAGAGCAGAGAGTATGTAGGTGTGACAGAGGCTATTCAAGGAGCAATTAAGAGGTGATCCCAGCAAAGCAAAGATTAATGAAACCCAATCAAGGATGGAACTCGAAGAAGATCTGATGAAACCAAATCCCATCATTTGCCTAATCCTTGAGGAAAATGAACAACTGAGAAAAAATATGATCTAAAGTAGTCTCCAGAGTTGAGAAAAATGGGCAATGATTATTGAGATTAAACCCCTTTTGATTCAAAATAGAAGGACTAATAGGAATAATCTCTAGGAGAAGTTTTCAAATAAACATACGAGCCTTAGGAGCAATAGGAATATGCCACACGTGTTGCCATATAGGATTGGATGTCAACTCATGTGGTTCCAGTGTTAGCCTGTATGAACCCCAAACATAATGATCATCACAACCAATAACAGAGATTGGAATTGAGAGGATTTTATCAACCATACATGGGGGGCCACCATCTTCAAAGTAAATCTGATCTCTAATAGTGCAGAAGAGGATCAATAAAATCTGATACTTTCATTGGAGCATTCAAAGGGAAATGATATGTAGCAGCCAAGGGTTGAGAATTAGGAATCCATGGATCGACCCAAGGATTTATAGAACGACCGTGaccaacccaaaaaaacaaatctcTCATAAGAAGATCCCTTCTAGAGATTACAGATTTCCATCCCCAAAATGATGAAGCATTACATTTGGCTTCAAGAAAGGAGCatgaaggaaaatattttgattttatcaCATGACTCGAAGAAAATCAAAGGGATGCAAAAGTTCCCAAGCTTTTGGGCCGATAAGACTTGATTCATATGAAAAGAATTATTAATGTTCAGCCCACAAGACTTTTTAGATTTGTAGATCTTAGACCAGCTAACTGTGGGAACTAGTTTACTCTCCCCATTTgaccacctctctctctctttctctctctctctctctctctctctctctctatatatatatatatatatatattaatcaaAAGGATATAAATTGCAATACAAGATGAGGTTGGTCGCAT
Protein-coding regions in this window:
- the LOC122066175 gene encoding cucumber peeling cupredoxin-like, which produces MDEERRIPTSSITLFFFFFLFFALLSFSGSIEAYKNYTVGDSLGWYDKLQNPKVDYQKWVANKTFSLGDFLIFNTDTNHSIVQTYNLTTYKQCDFEDAEIDDTTEWSSAEPNATNPQPVTVAVPLVKEGMTYFFSSDYDGEQCQYGQHFKINVTHGQGLPPSLMTPPSMDSPGPANPDMNNPDSAPDTVVPSNFNTPKDQAADGVTQESGSASLKMFLRHVGWRLNGILMLLGLVCVYA